From a region of the Calliphora vicina chromosome 4, idCalVici1.1, whole genome shotgun sequence genome:
- the LOC135956794 gene encoding E3 ubiquitin-protein ligase znrf2 isoform X1, producing MGAKASTPANSGHQSPRSRTFSSSSTGAELTSSSVDRQRARSLSSVPDMHAQATGSSSGDHNQHTHASNSTAANSNNYASSSTTTMSSQQGHNNHLQRHTLGDNLRDYFQGVSMAGASFVESIALAAQSASNGAANSIGRVYTATSLPSQIWSFNGIKCPVCNKFVLPDDIECHLVMCLTKPRLSYNEDVLSDAKGECVICLEDLNPGDIIARLPCLCIYHKCCIDRWFEVNRSCPEHPGD from the exons ATGGGCGCAAAGGCGAGTACACCCGCCAACAGCGGTCACCAGAGCCCTCGTTCGCGGACATTTTCGAGCAGCTCGACTGGTGCCGAATTGACTAGCTCGTCGGTGGACAGACAACGTGCCCGCAGTTTGAGTTCTGTGCCTGACATGCACGCTCAGGCAACCGGATCATCATCCGGCGATCACAATCAACACACACATGCCAGCAATTCGACAGCAGCTAATAGCAATAATTATGCCAgttcatcaacaacaacaatgtcGTCACAACAAGGTCACAACAATCACTTGCAGCGTCACACATTGGGAGATAACTTACGT GATTACTTTCAGGGCGTTTCAATGGCTGGAGCCAGTTTCGTAGAAAGCATAGCTTTAGCAGCTCAATCGGCCTCAAATGGTGCAGCTAATAGTATCGGACGAGTGTATACAGCAACATCACTTCCATCGCAAATATGGTCGTTTAATG gAATTAAATGCCCTGTAtgcaataaatttgttttacccGATGATATTGAATGCCATTTGGTTATGTGCCTGACAAAACCTCGACTCTCATATAATG AGGATGTTTTATCAGATGCCAAGGGagaatgtgtaatttgtttagaaGATTTAAATCCTGGTGATATTATAGCACGCTTGCCATGTCTTTGTATTTATCATAAATG ctGTATTGATCGATGGTTTGAGGTAAATCGCTCATGTCCAGAGCATCCTGGTGACTAG
- the LOC135956357 gene encoding 2',5'-phosphodiesterase 12 produces the protein MLSRTFKQLNHTIKNRIPDFCNKNKRFYIQQRLLAAHAHRTNYTMDKVYLRNDPNSQELHISFRYANEHLKIDRDFNFCRKIDEKIEATLNRIRGNIEKELNKKMKKGKKKSPAQVPEPINEVVSTGEINIEFVRSNNKLEDITFAEMLTETMENLHLKVLDRTFQLVYNQPWVVNLVLPTSILAGFTVYPSKIEMKFAEKSNSKAQWYKAKMPESGNIQQASWQFCGDGLFYTTSNEDVDHYLKLVLTPGNAEGIYGPPVEHICKNVIQAGPGPCPFETRHCFTQKRLLGDSLRVVSYNILADLYADSDYTRTYLFPYCPPYALKIDYRKQLFIKEILGYNSDILCLQEVDMKIFEYDLRPVLEDVRQGFNGIIAQKGTCGEGVATFYRSDKFELVESFALNIGENIKTLDVFSELWQKIKCNEKLVERICDRSTTLQLNLLKTKNDHYILVANTHLYFHPDADHIRLLQIGFAMLYVEAIYKKSIEKYNLSNEKDLSIIFCGDFNSVPECGIYRLMTKGYVDKDFIDWSSNLEEAVKNVSLKQPFSIQSACGTPEYTNFTEGFAACLDYIFYQSDRFDVEQIIPLPTNDELKAHTAIPSVVFPSDHVALVADLKFKAVKSV, from the exons ATGTTGTcacgaacatttaaacaattgAATCATACAATAAAAAACCGGATTCCagatttttgtaacaaaaataaacgGTTTTATATTCAACAACGTCTGCTGGCGGCACATGCTCATCGCACCAACTACACCATGGATAAAGTCTATTTGCGCAATGATCCCAATAGCCAGGAGCTCCATATCAGTTTTCGCTATGCAAATGAACACTTAAAAATTGATCGGGACTTTAATTTTTGTCGTAAAATTGATGAAAAAATCGAGGCTACCTTGAACAGAATTCGGGGAAACATTGAAAAGGAATTGAATAAGAAAATGAAGAAGGGTAAAAAGAAATCTCCAGCCCAGGTGCCGGAACCAATAAATGAAGTTGTTTCCACAGGAGAG ATAAATATAGAATTTGTAAGATCCAACAACAAGTTGGAAGATATCACCTTTGCTGAAATGTTAACAGAGACAATGGAAAATTTGCATTTGAAGGTTTTGGATCGCACATTTCAACTTGTTTATAATCAACCTTGGGTGGTTAATTTGGTTCTACCCACTTCTATATTGGCAGGATTTACTGTGTATCCCAGCAAGATAGAAATGAAATTTGCCGAAAAATCTAACAGCAAGGCTCAGTGGTATAAGGCTAAAATg CCTGAATCTGGGAATATTCAGCAAGCCTCCTGGCAGTTCTGCGGTGATGGACTATTTTATACCACCTCAAATGAGGATGTAGACCATTATTTAAAACTTGTACTAACGCCTGGTAATGCTGAAGGCATTTATGGACCACCTGTAGAGCATATCTGCAAAAATGTCATACAGGCCGGCCCGGGACCCTGTCCATTTGAGACTAGACACTGTTTTACTCAAAAACGTTTACTAGGCGATTCTTTGCGTGTGGTTTCGTACAATATCTTGGCAGATCTTTACGCTGACAGTGATTATACAAGAACTTATCTATTTCCCTATTGCCCGCCATACGCCCTAAAGATAGACTATCGCAAACAGTTGTTCATTAAGGAAATACTAGGATACAACAGTGATATTTTGTGTCTGCAAGAGGTAGATATGAAAATCTTCGAGTATGATCTTAGACCAGTGCTTGAAGATGTTCGACAGGGCTTTAATGGCATTATAGCTCAAAAAGGAACATGTGGAGAGGGAGTTGCAACTTTCTATCGCTCGGATAAATTTGAGTTGGTTGAATCATTTGCCTTGAATATTGGCGAGAATATAAAGACCCTGGATGTTTTTAGTGAATTGTggcaaaaaattaaatgcaaTGAGAAATTAGTGGAGCGTATTTGTGACCGTTCAACTACTTTGCAATTGAacttattgaaaacaaaaaatgatcATTATATTTTAGTGGCCAATACTCATCTATATTTCCATCCCGATGCCGATCACATACGTTTGCTACAAATTGGTTTTGCAATGCTGTATGTAGaagctatttataaaaaatcaattgaaaagTATAATCTAAGTAATGAAAAAGATTTGTCAATTATATTCTGCGGAGATTTCAATAGTGTTCCCGAATGCGGTATTTATCGTTTGATGACAAAGGGATATGTGGATAAAGATTTCATTGACTGGAGTAGTA atttagaaGAAGCTGTAAAAAATGTGAGTTTAAAACAACCGTTTTCTATACAATCTGCTTGTGGAACTCctgaatatacaaattttactgAAGGCTTTGCGGCCTGCTTggattatattttttatcaatcGGATCGATTTGATGTAGAACAAATCATACCCTTGCCCACCAATGACGAACTCAAAGCCCACACTGCTATTCCCTCGGTTGTTTTTCCATCAGATCATGTTGCTTTAGTAGCAGATCTAAAATTTAAAGCAGTTAAAagtgtataa
- the LOC135956649 gene encoding membrane-associated progesterone receptor component 1-like encodes MTADTVDTNAGSAEESAAPTSMFMAIIQEIFYSPMNLALVAIIAFLVYKIIKDRIEVPSVGSQKPLEPELPKLRRDFTIAELRQYDGTQPDGRILVAVNGKVFDVTKGKRFYGPGGPYASFAGRDASRNLATFSVAPNDKDEYDDLSDLTAMELDSVREWEMQIKEKYDLVGKLLRKGEQPTNYEDEEDDTDKDTKASDTPTNTASTITNVTAGGNTSTTTTTDNASSSAVQGIEAEGIRKRDVVVTSATTKDVE; translated from the exons ATGACCGCTGATACTGTGGACACAAATGCCGGCTCGGCCGAGGAGTCAGCAGCACCAACATCCATGTTTATGGCCATTATACAAGAGATTTTCTACAGTCCCATGAATCTCGCCCTGGTGGCTATTATTGCATTTTTGGTTTACAAAATCATTAAGGATAGAATTGAAGTGCCCAGTGTGGGCTCACAAAAACCTCTAGAACCAGAGCTGCCTAAATTACGTAGAGACTTTACTATAGCCGAACTACGTCAATACGATGGCACACAACCAGATGGTAGAATTTTGGTGGCAGTAAATGGCAAAGTCTTTGATGTTACAAAAGGAAAACGTTTCTATGGACCAg gtgGACCTTATGCTTCATTTGCTGGACGTGATGCCTCTCGTAATTTGGCCACATTTAGTGTAGCACCCAACGACAAAGACGAATACGATGATCTAAGTGATTTGACTGCAATGGAACTTGATTCAGTACGCGAATGGGAAATGCAAATCAAAG aaaaatatgatttaGTTGGCAAACTATTGCGCAAAGGTGAACAACCAACCAACTATGAAGATGAAGAGGATGATACCGACAAAGATACAAAAGCTAGTGACACTCCCACCAATACGGCTTCGACAATTACAAATGTTACGGCCGGTGGTAATACTTCGACAACTACGACAACAGACAATGCTTCATCTTCAGCTGTCCAAGGTATTGAAGCCGAAGGCATTAGAAAACGTGATGTAGTCGTCACATCGGCCACAACAAAGGACGTTGAATAA
- the LOC135957383 gene encoding uncharacterized protein CG5902, whose translation MSNHYHNHNSYNSGGNSSGSNQLYTNGDGKHDYNHHQGVVRLTNGYAVKPLDNVAVPDMCLFCFEVLDCELNNMEGPGTPPFTNEAFPLFVTWKTGRDKRLRGCIGTFSAMHLHSGLREYALTSALKDSRFAPISRDELPKLTVSVSILQNFEEANGHLDWTLGVHGIRIEFINERGCKRTATYLPQVATEQGWDQIQTIDSLLRKGGYRAVITPETRKAIKLTRYRSQEIQMNYKEYREVLERRGQYCKVQC comes from the exons ATGTCCAACCATTATCACAATCATAATTCCTATAATTCGGGTGGTAACAGTAGTGGGTCCAATCAACTCTATACTAATGGCGATGGTAAACATGATTACAATCACCACCAAGGAGTGGTTAGGTTGACAAATGGTTACGCTGTTAAGCCATTGGATAATGTGGCCGTACCCGAtatgtgtttgttttgttttgaagttTTAGATTGTGAGCTCAACAATATGGAGGGACCAGGTACTCCACCATTCACTAATGAAGCTTT ccCTTTATTTGTTACCTGGAAGACGGGACGTGATAAACGTTTACGCGGTTGTATTGGAACATTTAGTGCTATGCATCTTCATTCGGGTTTGCGCGAATATGCCTTAACTAGCGCTTTGAAAGATTCACGATTTGCTCCGATCTCACGTGATGAACTACCAAAATTGACAGTTTCTGTAtctattttgcaaaattttgagGAGGCCAATGGTCATTTGGATTGGACTTTAGGTGTACATGGCATACGCATTGAATTCATCAATGAAAGAGGTTGTAAAAGGACTGCTACTTATTTACCGCAAGTAGCTACAGAACAAG GATGGGATCAGATACAAACGATAGATTCTCTTTTAAGAAAAGGTGGATACCGTGCTGTCATTACACCAGAGACACGTAAAGCTATTAAATTAACCCGCTACCGTTCTCAGGAAATTCAGATGAACTATAAAGAGTACCGTGAAGTTTTAGAACGTCGCGGCCAATACTGTAAAGTGCAATGCTAA
- the LOC135956358 gene encoding NADH-quinone oxidoreductase subunit B 2-like has product MLRSAASALVNKTPKLLATGMPSSFTAGSFAPALNTLMVRREQQTMPVVNPNEAVPRKPYSPFGTKQSSMAEWTLARLDDLLNWGRKGSIWPLTFGLACCAVEMMHIAAPRYDMDRYGVVFRASPRQADVIIVAGTLTNKMAPALRKVYDQMPEPRWVISMGSCANGGGYYHYSYSVVRGCDRIIPVDIYVPGCPPTAEALMYGVLQLQKKVKRMRTLQMWYRK; this is encoded by the coding sequence ATGCTGCGCTCCGCTGCTTCAGCTCTCGTAAACAAAACCCCCAAGCTGTTGGCTACGGGAATGCCGTCCAGCTTCACAGCCGGTTCGTTTGCTCCAGCCCTTAACACATTAATGGTGCGTCGTGAACAACAGACAATGCCTGTTGTTAATCCAAATGAAGCTGTACCCAGAAAACCTTACAGTCCCTTTGGCACCAAACAGTCGAGCATGGCTGAGTGGACATTGGCTCGTTTGGATGATTTGCTGAATTGGGGTCGCAAAGGTTCCATTTGGCCATTGACTTTCGGTTTGGCTTGTTGTGCCGTTGAAATGATGCACATCGCTGCTCCACGTTACGATATGGATCGTTACGGTGTTGTCTTCCGTGCATCACCGCGTCAAGCTGATGTCATTATTGTAGCTGGTACTTTGACCAACAAGATGGCTCCAGCTTTGCGTAAAGTTTACGATCAAATGCCTGAACCCCGTTGGGTTATTTCTATGGGCAGTTGTGCCAACGGCGGTGGCTACTATCATTACTCTTACTCAGTAGTACGTGGGTGCGATCGTATTATCCCCGTAGATATCTATGTTCCCGGCTGTCCACCCACAGCTGAAGCTTTGATGTATGGTGTTTTGCAATTGCAAAAGAAGGTCAAACGTATGAGAACTTTGCAAATGTGGTACAGAAAGTAA
- the LOC135956794 gene encoding E3 ubiquitin-protein ligase znrf2 isoform X2: protein MGAKASTPANSGHQSPRSRTFSSSSTGAELTSSSVDRQRARSLSSVPDMHAQATGSSSGDHNQHTHASNSTAANSNNYASSSTTTMSSQQGHNNHLQRHTLGDNLRGVSMAGASFVESIALAAQSASNGAANSIGRVYTATSLPSQIWSFNGIKCPVCNKFVLPDDIECHLVMCLTKPRLSYNEDVLSDAKGECVICLEDLNPGDIIARLPCLCIYHKCCIDRWFEVNRSCPEHPGD, encoded by the exons ATGGGCGCAAAGGCGAGTACACCCGCCAACAGCGGTCACCAGAGCCCTCGTTCGCGGACATTTTCGAGCAGCTCGACTGGTGCCGAATTGACTAGCTCGTCGGTGGACAGACAACGTGCCCGCAGTTTGAGTTCTGTGCCTGACATGCACGCTCAGGCAACCGGATCATCATCCGGCGATCACAATCAACACACACATGCCAGCAATTCGACAGCAGCTAATAGCAATAATTATGCCAgttcatcaacaacaacaatgtcGTCACAACAAGGTCACAACAATCACTTGCAGCGTCACACATTGGGAGATAACTTACGT GGCGTTTCAATGGCTGGAGCCAGTTTCGTAGAAAGCATAGCTTTAGCAGCTCAATCGGCCTCAAATGGTGCAGCTAATAGTATCGGACGAGTGTATACAGCAACATCACTTCCATCGCAAATATGGTCGTTTAATG gAATTAAATGCCCTGTAtgcaataaatttgttttacccGATGATATTGAATGCCATTTGGTTATGTGCCTGACAAAACCTCGACTCTCATATAATG AGGATGTTTTATCAGATGCCAAGGGagaatgtgtaatttgtttagaaGATTTAAATCCTGGTGATATTATAGCACGCTTGCCATGTCTTTGTATTTATCATAAATG ctGTATTGATCGATGGTTTGAGGTAAATCGCTCATGTCCAGAGCATCCTGGTGACTAG